One window of bacterium genomic DNA carries:
- a CDS encoding alkaline phosphatase family protein, producing the protein MTETAPLRIPDYSGGSLPNLVAELEWRLTGSAPSARLHPHLSDRIPDAASYVLLMIDGLGAHQLDHRRASSLAAARQGTLDAPFPTTTTVSLATVASGLPPSRHGVIGHFMLLDDHPHPVNVLRWVDSTGRPVPVRSHTIPSPNLWERLAAAGIEPITVQPRGYSDTPLTRVLYRGCRFEGVDGMSDFVQAVLDLAPVPGRLVFAYFPDVDISAHVHGFGSEAYADALSQAANAWERLSVLLPPQVRMVGTADHGLVSIEKAGKHRIRRRHHPDLVLYGDPRSLYVRGPASRIETLGAEIPATWYPARRIESWWGPPGDPAEDAARRARPDGAFLADAGRVLLPGHMDRRMVGYHGGLDPREVRIPLLVAAAT; encoded by the coding sequence GTGACCGAGACCGCCCCGCTCCGGATCCCGGACTACTCGGGAGGATCCCTGCCCAACCTCGTCGCCGAGTTGGAATGGCGGCTGACCGGGTCGGCGCCCTCCGCTCGACTCCATCCCCACCTGTCCGACCGGATCCCCGACGCGGCCAGCTACGTCCTGCTGATGATCGACGGGCTCGGCGCCCACCAACTGGACCACCGTAGGGCCTCGTCCCTGGCGGCGGCCCGGCAGGGAACGCTGGACGCCCCGTTCCCGACCACCACCACGGTCAGCCTCGCCACAGTGGCGAGCGGGCTCCCTCCGAGCCGGCACGGCGTGATCGGACACTTCATGCTGCTGGACGACCACCCCCATCCGGTCAACGTGCTCCGGTGGGTGGACAGCACCGGCCGTCCCGTCCCCGTCCGGAGCCACACCATTCCGAGCCCCAACCTGTGGGAGCGACTGGCGGCCGCAGGCATCGAGCCCATCACCGTGCAACCGCGCGGCTACTCGGATACTCCCCTTACCCGCGTCCTGTACCGGGGTTGCCGCTTCGAAGGGGTCGACGGCATGTCTGATTTCGTCCAGGCGGTGCTGGACCTGGCTCCCGTTCCCGGACGCCTGGTGTTCGCCTACTTCCCGGACGTGGACATCTCGGCCCACGTGCATGGGTTCGGCAGCGAGGCCTACGCAGATGCCCTCTCCCAGGCAGCCAATGCCTGGGAGCGCCTCTCCGTCCTGCTTCCTCCCCAAGTCCGGATGGTGGGAACGGCGGATCACGGGCTGGTTTCCATCGAGAAGGCCGGCAAGCACCGAATCCGGAGGCGTCACCATCCTGACCTGGTGCTCTATGGCGATCCACGCTCTCTCTACGTCCGGGGCCCCGCCAGTCGGATCGAGACGCTTGGAGCCGAGATCCCGGCTACCTGGTACCCGGCAAGGCGCATCGAGTCCTGGTGGGGTCCACCCGGCGACCCGGCGGAGGATGCGGCTCGGCGGGCGAGGCCGGACGGCGCCTTCCTGGCTGACGCCGGCCGGGTGCTACTCCCCGGCCACATGGACCGGCGCATGGTGGGGTATCACGGCGGCCTGGACCCCCGCGAGGTCAGGATCCCTTTGCTGGTGGCCGCCGCGACCTAG
- a CDS encoding polysaccharide deacetylase family protein, giving the protein MKRGTGQARRVTIGLVLAGLVAACSTTTPPAVAPDTPPPSEPAVPSTRPADPEPAPTSSAPSTTAAPAADKLTEAEAQPAVPEPVIEESPEVVEPEAGPVTDDPATPVEPDAEPDVEATPEKTGPATEDVLEGEDPVPAPTGMTIDFPPGEDLITIAGTVAPGDRLPYVIDALADVQYTFTLGAPDGVWLDAGLGEDVAGLPGERPRRASLVLPANATWLLEVVSTADQPADYEITATIRSLDLGPPSGPVVYLTFDDGPHPVHTAEVLDLLRRYGARATFFVVGAMVERFPHVLNRILLEGHTVANHTWNHENLTKLSGEAIDRTLERAQEILGANATACMRSPYGAIDDLARQRAEEQGLDVIMWSASANDWLDLTPDMIARRIVAGAVDGGIILMHDGGGDRTRTVQGLDLALQQMSGQGMRFEPICTH; this is encoded by the coding sequence GACGGGTAACGATCGGTTTGGTGCTGGCCGGACTGGTTGCCGCGTGCTCGACCACCACCCCGCCTGCGGTGGCGCCGGACACTCCACCTCCTTCCGAACCGGCCGTTCCATCCACCCGGCCTGCGGACCCCGAACCCGCCCCAACGTCCTCTGCGCCGTCCACTACCGCTGCCCCGGCCGCCGACAAGCTGACCGAGGCGGAGGCGCAGCCGGCCGTACCCGAACCGGTCATCGAGGAGTCGCCGGAGGTGGTCGAGCCGGAGGCCGGGCCCGTCACCGACGACCCGGCGACGCCGGTGGAGCCCGATGCCGAGCCGGATGTGGAGGCCACGCCCGAGAAGACCGGGCCCGCTACGGAGGACGTCCTCGAGGGCGAGGATCCGGTACCGGCGCCGACCGGCATGACCATCGACTTCCCACCCGGCGAGGACCTGATCACTATCGCCGGTACGGTCGCGCCCGGCGACCGCCTGCCGTACGTGATAGATGCGCTGGCCGACGTCCAGTACACCTTCACGCTGGGCGCGCCCGACGGCGTGTGGCTGGACGCCGGGCTGGGTGAGGACGTGGCCGGCTTGCCGGGAGAGCGGCCGAGACGGGCCTCCCTCGTCCTGCCGGCGAACGCGACCTGGCTGCTGGAGGTGGTCTCCACCGCCGATCAGCCTGCCGACTACGAGATCACCGCCACGATCCGCTCCCTCGACCTCGGTCCGCCCTCCGGTCCGGTGGTCTACCTGACCTTCGACGACGGCCCACATCCGGTGCATACCGCCGAGGTGCTCGACTTGCTGCGGCGATACGGGGCACGCGCCACCTTCTTCGTGGTCGGGGCGATGGTCGAGCGCTTTCCCCACGTGCTGAACAGGATCCTGCTCGAGGGCCACACGGTGGCCAACCACACCTGGAATCACGAGAACCTGACGAAGCTGTCGGGCGAGGCGATAGACCGGACGCTCGAGCGGGCCCAGGAGATCCTCGGAGCCAACGCAACCGCCTGCATGCGCTCTCCCTACGGGGCGATTGACGATCTCGCCCGGCAGAGAGCGGAGGAGCAGGGCCTGGATGTGATCATGTGGAGCGCCAGCGCCAACGACTGGCTCGACCTGACCCCGGACATGATCGCCCGACGGATCGTGGCGGGCGCGGTCGATGGTGGCATCATCCTGATGCACGACGGCGGCGGCGATCGTACGCGCACCGTGCAGGGACTGGATCTGGCCCTCCAGCAGATGTCGGGTCAGGGCATGCGCTTCGAGCCCATCTGCACCCACTAG